The Mytilus edulis chromosome 5, xbMytEdul2.2, whole genome shotgun sequence genomic interval AAGCGAATTATTTTCTATTAATTATTTAAGTAGTATTATTACCTTTGAAATACAAAGCCTATCTCTTTCGTTTGAGGCCACGATATGACGATCTAGTTGTTCGCCCGTTCTTTTTAAGTTTAGAAATTTTATTTGAGTCTCGATCGCTCATATAGTGTTTTGTCTGTAGGACCTTGAAATTATTGTCATTATAATAAGTTTGAGAAAGATAATGCCTTTATCAATTATTTTACCAGTCAACAAACAAGGGACTCTTTTCGCAACATTTGTATCCTACCAGTAGAGATATTTCcagaacatttttaaaagtataactCAGATGTGACAACGCAATACAAATTGGGTTTAACACAATGATACTTTGGGGCATAGGTAACTAAATGGGGTATGCGGTTTATGCTTTATTTTGAATTATCTCTAAAGTTGTCGGTTCGAACCTCTTTCGAAATGAGGTTTGTTCGACTATGATCCTTATTGACATTAGCATATTGCCAAAGTTTTCATGCAaaggtcttatgtagacgaaacacgcgtctggcgtataaaattataatcctggtacttttgataactatttacgccactgggtcgatgccactgctggtggacgtttcttccccgagggtatcaccagcccagtagtcagcacttcggtgttgacatgcatatcaattatatggtcatttttataaattttctgtttacaaaacttttaatttttcgaaaaactaaggattttcttaccccaggagtagattaccttagccgtatttggcacaactttttggaattttgggtcctcaatgctcttcaactttgtatttgtttggctttttaactattttgatctgagcgtcactgatgagtcttatgtagacgaaacgcacgtctggcgtataaaattataatcctggtacttttgataactaattatagtTCTCTCTGGGTACGCCAGATTCATCCAGCAATAGAAAAAATGCCACCATTATTGCAAAGGATGTTGAAAGTGGTGTTAAGTACCAACAACCGTACAAACATACTTTATAGTTATATGATCTGTCTGAAGATTATTTGACTAAGATAATGTAAATCAGCATTGCTTTTAATCGTAATAATGCATGAATTTCTTTTGTAGGAGATTGTCATCATAACGAATTGAACTGTCAAAATGGCTTTTGTATTCCTGGAAAGCTGGCGTGCAATGGTTACAACAACTGCGGAAATGGTATCGATGAATTGACATGCGTATTATCACTAGCTGTTGGTGTTATCATTGCAATAGTCATTGGTGCTTTGTTGGGGATCGCGTGTCTCACAACAGTAATCATCTGTGTGGTATGCCGTCCACATCATAGAAGGAGGTATCGACAAATATAGTTTTAGGAAGAAAATTCAACAAATCGGTGTACTCGATGAATGCTTTCGTTctaaataaaaacttttgatattATTGAAAGAAAGCAGGCAGAACTGACCTCTTTTGAGGATAGTGTGCATATTCAAATTGTTAATATCTTCTGTTTCAtttgtacatccaacattcatgttttatttgtaatttgaaaTTCTGATTGGATATTGTTTTATATCTTATCGTTTGTGGTTTTATACAAAATTCAATGATTCTGaatatgtttaattgtcatttgttccaTGTTTGCATGGTGTTCTGATTCTTTGTAAATATGTTTAGGGTAAATTAATTTATGTTTGGTGTGATGTTGTACTAAtcttattttaattgttatactGTATCAAATTAAAATTCCAACCTGCAAATTTCTTTGACCTGACAATTAAAACCATCCTGATGAATCTTTCTGCCCTATATTTCAACTTTTGCTAATAAATATGTCAGTGAAAAAAATCCTCAAAGTCACACATAATGAGTTCATAGTAATTTGAATAAGTTAACTACCCCTGATTTAAACTCACCATTTGAACTCATGATATGTAAAATGAAGAGTTTAGTGCTCACATCAACATTATTACCGACCTAATTTTTCCTGTTATAACCTATCTTGTACATACACCTCTGTGAAGTATTGTGTAGCAATGCCATTGGTATCCATGTTTGAAttaaatataaatcataattgaattaaaacttttattttatatgtatacatcaCTTATAATTTGGCCCTTTGGAAATCtactctgcaaaaaaaaaattgctccATGCCTAAATCAAGAGCTATGTGCATACTGAAAAGTAGCAAAGTATAAGACCCCTGGCTTGACATCACACCAATCCAATTGGAACGATAGTTCAAAATAAATGCTATCAGGAAGCCTATgaggctatgaggaagcctaTAAATAGACAATGAGGAAGCCTATAAATAGACAATGAGGAAGCCTATAAATAGACAATGAGGAAGCCTATAAGGAGACTATGAGAAAGCCTAGAAGTGTTGATGTTGATTTGGTGTTGGaatgaatttgtatgaaatttgacaGTTTATCCCCAGAAATTCTTGGGGGATGCGTGAAATTTTTGAAACAACCAgtgataaaattttataaatgtaatCTATAAATCTGCTGTAAACTGTGCTGAGATTCATTCCTCTGTCATGTATTCTTGTCTGGACCATGtgttgtaaaagttaaccataaTTAAACACTGAACTATTCAATAACCAAACGTATGGCAAATAATAAGAACCGGTAATTAAAGACGGCACGTTTTCAATAAGCTGGGTCAAAATGTCATCGTTTCTTCGAAGGTAATCACAGCTTTTGGTTGAATACTGCCGCTCACGAAAACAGAAACAACAAATCAAATCGGTTTTAACGAAGTCTCGTCTTATATATTGAATtgtcattgttttcctcttataattgatgactgacttcttgattgacaacatacgTTTTGAGGATGTGTTTTTCAATAGACTGTCGGGATTTAAATGGAAACCAATTGTGCACCTCTTCTCTTCTTGccgacttcatacaggaacttcttaggaagaaagataagaagtaagcaatatcctttaactttacaaTCCGCTATCTCGCTAAAAAAAAGTTTGGTAACTATGTTGAACGCACCAATCCGGgacccatcgaactagagataaaggatacaacagatacagctaagtctgcctcatatcttgacttacatctagaaattgacaatgagggtcggtttaaaacaaaactttacgacaaaagatatgatttcagcttccaaattgtgaactttccatttctttgtagcaacattccagcagagcctgcatacggagtatatatctcccaattgtaacgatattccagggcttatATTTCCTactatgatttccttgatagagggatgctgttcacaaggaagctattaaaccaagagtttcaaatgatTCAGTGTTGAAATCAtgccttcgtaaattttacgaacggcATCacgaccgttatggaataaccgtttaacaTATGACCCCTTATgtggtaactacaatccccttccctatTCACGAGTGTAATCTACCGAACTATACTGTTTAGCGGGATTCTTCATGCTTAGttttagttttctaagttgtgtgttgtgtacttttatttgtttgtttgtctttttcttttttagccatggcgttgtcagtttattttcgatctacgagttttactgtccatctggtatctttcgcccctctttcaaaTACTTATAGAGTGAGTTGTAtagtaatgaaaaaaatatacaaatttcgaAAACGGATTTATAGAACATAGTGTTCTAATCAAAAtcaagaaaataaaggtatataagTATTCTATATtacatgaaacaaaagaaaaactcAAATGTTTGAACAGTTCATCCCTTTTGTCTTTACAATCTATGTCAGTGTTGTTTCATTTCATCCATTGAAATGTTCATTACCTTTGTTATAAATTCACTTCATTATAAAGGtgaattacaatttaattttgaatattacaatgggaaaggataaTTTTTTAAGGTCGCTCGGAAGTGTGAATAttttctaaattggtcagacaatacttggtcatatTTTAGGAACATTTAAATCCCTGGACTACGCCTTGCCCTTGAAATCTTCATAAAACACGACCAAGTATTGCCTAACCTATACGTAAAACAAATAACGATTAATCTACAGGTGCTCGAAAAGATTGATAATCTTAACGTAATTTTATAGATAAATTGATGTAATATTTTATAGACAAATATTACACATGCCCATATGATATCAGCGTAAGCTTTatcatatataataaataaaggttcaattttaatgataatttcatttttaaaagctCCACCAAGGACATGATGAGAGTTATAATAAGCTTTGCGACGTTTTTAGTTTGTTTTACAAAGGTTACATCACTTAAAAACTGTAAGTATCTACCGAATAAGAAACTGATGTATTGTATTTTCTTTAATATGACatgaaaaacgatacacaaattGTAGAACATGCCATGAAATGCACTGTCAAGATAGAGGCTAATATCATTTCATTAAATTATTGATCCAGTGGCAAACTATTTATGCATAAACATGACGAACAGAGCAAAGAAATTAATCCAAAAGATCCGTTCGTAATTTGTGTCCATCGGTATTCCAGTCggcttttgaaaaaaattatccgACTGGATTTTTCTTGGTTTATTACCAATTTAGAATTCcatatgttttcatatttctataCGAAACACGTCGAGTTCTCGTAAAAGATAAAAAGTAACACTAGTAATAGCAAAGTACTTTGACTTCTTTTTAATTGTGAGTGTTTTAGTCGAGTTGACACATCAAAACACTCTATTAAAATCTTACTTTATGAATTAGTTCTTTAATTATCACTTCTGGGTGTGATTCATAGTGAAATAATTTCATACTTTTATCAAATCCATTCATGTCACTAAAAGAATTCTCttttttcagataattttaaaCTTGTATGCGATGCTACACCAATACAGATAACAAATGGTGCCATTACACTGTCATATTATACAACATCACCCATAGCTCGCAATACAACATGTACTGTAAGAGTATTTAGTCCTATATCGAAGTATCCGGCCAATGTTATAGCCTATTTTAGAACATTTTACACAGATTATAGTCAGAATTGTGTAAATTCACGACTAGAGATATTTGATAGCCTGGAAACCACTGGTAGAGCTATGACAGGTACCAAGCATAAAACTTTGAATAATGGAAGCGCTAATATACTAAAACTTCAGCAAagacaacactttttttttaccaaattaggCTACAAAAAAGCAGGCATCAATTTTTTCGCAATCACATTATGATACAAGGAAATTACGAGTTTAAACAAGctatatgtttgttttgttttaaaagataactaCGCATTTTTACAACTTTGTCACAAAGAGACCTTTCTGTCATGagtaaacattttgtattcattattattagtatgatcattcttttgtaaattcaaaTTGCTTTATCTTCTTGTatgtttaaatatgataaaaataaacccGAATTAAAATTACATTTGTATACTACTTACCAGTACGTTTGCAGTGATTCATGGGTAATTTTGAAACGATATATATACTGAAAAATAGATGCGTTTACTTTCTATTTCATGAAACGTCAATAAACAAGAGCGAACACCAATTTTATGCTTCCTTTTTTTGCTTGTATTAAGCTGTTGTTCAAACATCTCCAATAAAAGTATAGATTTGTTTTGTCACTTAAGATAGTGTTCATTTATATAATATCTCTGacctttgtatatatttttttttcaatttggttCATTTCTATGTTTCAGTGTGGCGTCCATTTTcttaactagtacacatttttagtaagggccagctgaagcccgcctctgggtgcgggattttctcgctgtgttgaagaccctgaatgttatataatatatatagtagcatgggtagcatgggttcgaatcccggcgagggaagaaccaaaaatttgcgaaagcaaatttacagatctaacattgttgggttgatgtttagacgagttgtatatacattatgtacacagccatgtatcaccatcattgatggcgatccgatggatacatctgttgtagggttgtcactgactcagacgtacttataaatataattattttctgtgactgtatcttacattaatttgtaggatcctttactatagataatttagctgatctgtaacaataacatcttcatgccttatatatcatgtactgcagtacgccgctagattaaaactgacgtggaaaggtaacacacggccagcaaaagctctttttttgagagcccaggtggtcgtgtggtctagcgggacggctgcagtgcaggcgatttggtgtcacgatatcacagtagcatgggttcgaatcccggcgagggaagaaccaaaaatttgcgaaagcaaatttacagatctaacattgttgggttgatgtttagacgagttgtatatacattatgtacacagccatgtatcaccatcattgatggcgatccgatggatacatctgttgtagggttgtcactgactcagacgtacttataaatataattattttctgtgactgtatcttacattaatttgtaggatcctttactatagataatttagctgatctgtaacaataacatcttcatgccttatatatcatgtactgcagtacgccgctagattaaaactgacgtggaaaggtaacacacggccagcaaaagctctttttttgagagcccaggtggtcgtgtggtctagcgggacggctgcagtgcaggcgatttggtgtcacgatatcacagtagcatgggttcgaatcccggcgagggaagaacctaaaatttgcgaaagcaaatttacagatctaacattgttgggttgatgtttagacgagttgtttatatatataagttattttataaaatataaaatttctgtGAAAAATTCCTATAACAGTAACACTCAATAAGTTTGTACGGAAGCGTATAAGCgcaaaacaactttttttttaaatatgtctcCCTATGTTCAACGCAAACaattgcgaaataacgcaaacatttttgatataacgcaaacctttgcgttataacgcagacctttgcgaaataacacaaacctttgcgatataacgcaaatatctttatttcaattattcattaaaccataataatagaaaagtttattttgattttttgataaatgagaatatccactttataaattttaatgacatagataaaataacatatacatgtatactcttCCCAATTTCACGCATTCAGGTAAATAAGCTAGGAAGCTTTTTAAAACAGTCTATTGAACTGAGGACATTGGactcttaaaatatttacttttaaagtttttattaatgatcttgttgttattttttattttcagtttgttatgttgtgtcacatactataaatatgtagttttatggcaataaagatttgaattaagttttgtatatatgtccgtctgtcattcatttcggttcAGTGTGATGTacttgtagataaaaaaaaaagaaacatacatacaaggccaaatcattataataaatatgcaaaatttattgaattttcatttcgATATAGTGACGTATATTTGATTGGAGAGAACataactttattttataaatccACTGAAACTGTTTGTgtttttacaaaatcactgatcagtctagtgattttacaaaatcactaatTTTACAAATTCTCTGTATCATATACATGCTAATAaatacattagatgtatgtttcattataatgcgttattctgattggctaactgcacatcacgtgttattacttaagcaattgcattacacaataaaacttatcattcatgataacacgaggtccgacaataaagtgcacagcgaattaaataaaaaattgataaaattcgtgttttcatgatcctagctaaaaaaatgtaattataagtattgaatgcttctttttgtaacttcatagggttgtaaaagcgttgaccgtgcgcacatttttaaaataaagcgtccgcgcttcatacaaaatgtacttcggtcaatgcttttataccccaatgaagttacaagtataagcattcaattcttaaataaatcgTGATTATAATCAGATGATTTCCGTATAGATTATATGATCTACTTATTGTAATGATTATGATTGTAGGACAAAACGGTTTGTGTGGAACTAAAACCATGGTTGCATTATACTACAATTCGACACAGCCATACATGACCTTCAGGTTTAGAGATGTTAAAAAGATATCACACTTCCAAATTACTCTCACGGCAGCACATACGGGTATGTGGTCACATATTCTTAGGGTTAGGGTCATATACAAGTAGATTTTGGGGTAAAATACAGGTAAGCTTTTATGTCACATACAAATTGAGCTTGATGTAACATACGGAGAGGTTTTTGTGTCATGTACGGGTAAAGGTTTTAAGATTACaccttgttggttttttttaggtTAAACAGAACTCAATTTTCTTCGATATGTTAATCTATGTAATAAATGCACATGTTCACGCTTATGCTATAAAACAGAGACTTTTAGGCATCTTATTCAATGCTAAAGAGCAGAATTGGTCACTTTTCATTTGCAAGTTAATAATCAGCGATGTTTCttagtttattttgacaaaattgaaccatactggctgctaaaagcaaattGTTATTTcaccattttattttcattggggactgatatttttttttacatatatcttgAACTTTATGTACTTTTTTGaagatacattttgtattgaCAAAACTGCATTTTAATCCACAGGTACTTGTGAAAACAAAGAATTTGGATGCACTAATGGTTTCTGTATAGACAACCGACTAGTCTGTAATGGGTATAATAACTGTGGAAATAGAGATGACCAGGTCGCTTGTGATGTATTGGTTTTAACAGCTGGAGCCATTGTTGGTATTGTTATCGGTTCCTTGATCACTGTAATAGCAATCCCCTTCTGTGTTATATACCTAATTTGTCGACCACGACGAATGGTGTATAGACAAATGTAATGGTAGAATAAAAGTCGAATTTACTTCATTCGTTATAACATGTAAACTAGCAGAACACAATAAGTCTAGATTTGCAATCAAATTGGCAAATGTTGGTGCAGCAATGCCGTTTACTGATCAGAATgtttatttaaatcaataaatttatatGGCATTATCTTGTGAAAACTACAAAAGTATAATATTATTCCGTCattgtaaatttgtgtattcttgtctttcgcgtaatgtactttgtctatatgcctttttgtttttctttgttgatatatttgtttgtttcatggtgattaagattataaaacaatgttgtcTGCTATgcacctatttttgacatttttacctattgtgtcaaGGTTTTTAATCACACATTGTCCATATAATGGAATTGCAGTGAGAAAATTGACTAGCTATATAAcaagatttaatccaccattttatacataagctGTGTTTGGGGTTATGATTTTGCCATCCAATTAGAGACTATCCGCCTTGAGTTttcttcggagttcggtatttttgtatttttggcaGAAATGTTTATGATGTTCAAATCTTCCTACTAACGATTCACATCAAAAACTCTCTCAGACGGTATACTATAGAAGTTATTGCCATTTAATGTCGAATTTTGCCATTCTCCTATCATGTTTGCCTCTTGTATTGGAAATTATAGCTCATACAAACTTGAAatagcaaaaataatcattaagACGAGATCAACAAATATGTCAAATGACCAAAATCGTCAGTCGACtccttattggagttattgctcTCTAATGAagaattattcatatttatataggCAATTTCATCTATTATCATCATACTTTGATTGATAAATAGACACTTAGCATCAACAAGACAAGATCAGAAATAAATTGAACATGACAAAAAATCGTCAAGTGTCCTCTTAAAGCAGTTAATTTGTTTTGAGATTTAGCCACCAACATAAAGAGAGAATAC includes:
- the LOC139524673 gene encoding uncharacterized protein; this translates as MMRVIISFATFLVCFTKVTSLKNYNFKLVCDATPIQITNGAITLSYYTTSPIARNTTCTVRVFSPISKYPANVIAYFRTFYTDYSQNCVNSRLEIFDSLETTGRAMTGQNGLCGTKTMVALYYNSTQPYMTFRFRDVKKISHFQITLTAAHTGTCENKEFGCTNGFCIDNRLVCNGYNNCGNRDDQVACDVLVLTAGAIVGIVIGSLITVIAIPFCVIYLICRPRRMVYRQM